From Puniceibacterium sp. IMCC21224, a single genomic window includes:
- a CDS encoding type II secretion system F family protein, producing the protein MKAYSYTAYTDTGRRRTGTVVAETEAHAAQELAAKGLFVSELADRGTAGRKPGGGRARGGFLTRSTRLNADLQAVFTRQMAVLLGAELPMEAALEAVRAGGASPAMDAVAARARAALLEGQALSDALEHSGAGFARAYIAALRAGERSGDVGTVMAELADYLDTQGNDRAQIGAALVYPGFVAAVAVLVCGILMVNVAPEIVAMFELSDRPLPDITRVVLGISDWIRGNLLLIGAGIAGLVVLGITSGRVPVLRNARDRMVLRLPVAGRLMRLSSAVQYLRTLALVLGSRHAVLSAVDSAGEVLSVARFQREAQAVSEAVRQGESLSTALDRLSFIPPVARQLVSAGEMSAKLARMAERSAVLVENGLSLERKRIAALLEPMLMMLVGALVLTIVLAVLLPIFDLQSVVAG; encoded by the coding sequence GTGAAGGCCTATAGCTACACAGCATATACTGACACCGGCCGCAGGCGCACCGGCACCGTGGTCGCCGAGACCGAGGCCCATGCCGCGCAGGAGCTGGCCGCCAAGGGGCTGTTTGTATCGGAACTGGCCGACCGGGGGACTGCAGGTCGCAAACCCGGGGGCGGGCGGGCCCGGGGCGGGTTTCTGACCCGCAGCACCCGGCTGAATGCTGATCTTCAGGCGGTCTTTACCCGGCAGATGGCGGTTCTGCTGGGGGCCGAACTGCCGATGGAGGCCGCGCTGGAAGCCGTGCGTGCCGGTGGTGCCAGCCCTGCAATGGATGCTGTGGCAGCGCGCGCGCGGGCGGCGCTGCTCGAAGGGCAGGCGCTGTCGGATGCACTGGAACACTCGGGGGCGGGCTTTGCGCGGGCCTATATCGCCGCCCTGCGCGCGGGTGAACGATCCGGCGATGTCGGCACTGTCATGGCCGAACTGGCGGACTATCTGGACACCCAGGGCAACGACCGGGCACAAATTGGGGCTGCGCTGGTCTATCCGGGTTTTGTCGCTGCCGTGGCGGTGCTGGTCTGCGGTATCCTGATGGTCAATGTCGCCCCCGAAATCGTGGCGATGTTCGAACTGTCGGACCGCCCGCTGCCTGACATTACCCGGGTGGTGCTGGGAATCAGTGACTGGATCCGTGGCAACCTGCTGCTGATCGGTGCAGGGATCGCTGGATTGGTGGTGCTGGGCATCACGAGCGGGCGGGTGCCGGTGTTGCGCAATGCCCGCGACCGAATGGTGTTGCGCCTGCCAGTCGCGGGGCGGCTGATGCGGTTATCATCCGCAGTGCAATATCTGCGCACGCTGGCGCTGGTATTGGGCAGCCGCCATGCGGTGCTGTCGGCGGTGGATTCTGCGGGCGAGGTTCTGAGCGTCGCGCGGTTCCAGCGCGAGGCGCAGGCGGTGTCCGAGGCGGTACGCCAGGGCGAAAGCCTGTCCACGGCGCTGGACCGGCTGTCGTTCATCCCACCCGTTGCGCGGCAACTGGTCAGCGCGGGCGAGATGTCGGCCAAGCTGGCGCGCATGGCCGAACGATCCGCCGTGCTGGTGGAAAATGGCCTGAGCCTTGAGCGCAAGCGCATCGCCGCACTGCTGGAGCCGATGCTGATGATGCTGGTGGGCGCGCTTGTGCTGACCATTGTACTGGCGGTGCTGCTGCCGATCTTTGATCTGCAATCGGTGGTCGCGGGGTGA